The proteins below are encoded in one region of Sander lucioperca isolate FBNREF2018 chromosome 11, SLUC_FBN_1.2, whole genome shotgun sequence:
- the chst7 gene encoding carbohydrate sulfotransferase 7 — MKRRLHKKYLVLILAYSGLLLLIPYVLDYRDKSVHGLPQQQPRCPDSENTALLWDNGYKLNASEATEHAVNRSQSRIHIYLHATWRTGSSFLGELFNQHPDVFYLYEPMWHIWQALYPGDAASLQGAVRDMMNALYRCDFSVLKLYAGSQNITTSFIFGWKMNKVICSEPLCDAHKRHEIGLVKEDQCAKCQRRDIRELEKECKKYPVMVIKGVRVLDLSTLVPLMRDPGINLQVIQLFRDPRAVHNSRLKSKQALVKESIQVLRSKKQTDKYKRLLVPNNRVNRAESYVSSAMELICDNWLSDMMLVMNAPLWVRRNYLRLRYEDLVLKPMEELQRLLHFSNLSTFPALEKFALNMTRGQGYSSDKPFLISSRDAKEAIYAWRERLSVVQINQVEAYCSEVMRQLGYEKSNMDKTT; from the coding sequence ATGAAGAGGAGGCTACATAAGAAATACTTGGTTTTAATCCTGGCATATTCAGGTTTACTTCTGCTAATCCCGTACGTGTTAGATTACAGGGATAAATCCGTTCATGGACTGCCGCAGCAACAGCCCAGATGCCCAGATTCGGAGAACACAGCGTTGCTATGGGATAACGGTTACAAACTTAACGCAAGCGAAGCGACGGAGCACGCCGTCAACCGGAGCCAGTCTCGGATACACATCTACTTGCATGCCACCTGGAGGACTGGCTCTTCTTTTTTGGGGGAGTTGTTCAACCAGCACCCCGATGTTTTTTACCTATACGAGCCAATGTGGCATATATGGCAGGCTCTGTATCCGGGGGATGCGGCCAGTCTCCAGGGCGCAGTGCGGGACATGATGAACGCTCTGTACCGCTGCGATTTCTCCGTCCTCAAACTTTACGCCGGCTCGCAAAACATCACCACTTCGTTCATATTCGGCTGGAAAATGAACAAGGTGATATGCTCGGAGCCGCTGTGCGATGCGCATAAGCGACACGAAATCGGGCTGGTGAAAGAGGACCAGTGCGCAAAGTGCCAAAGGCGAGACATTAGGGAGCTGGAGAAGGAGTGTAAGAAGTACCCGGTGATGGTGATCAAAGGAGTCCGCGTGTTGGACCTGAGCACGCTGGTTCCTTTGATGAGAGACCCAGGGATAAACCTCCAGGTCATTCAGCTCTTCAGAGACCCGAGGGCCGTGCACAACTCCCGCTTAAAGTCCAAACAGGCTCTGGTGAAGGAGAGCATCCAGGTGCTAAGGAGTAAGAAGCAGACCGACAAGTACAAGCGGCTGCTCGTGCCGAACAACAGGGTGAACCGGGCCGAGAGTTACGTCTCCAGCGCCATGGAGCTCATCTGTGACAACTGGCTCAGTGACATGATGCTGGTGATGAACGCGCCCCTCTGGGTGCGGAGGAACTACCTCCGCCTCCGCTACGAGGACCTGGTCCTGAAACCCATGGAGGAGCTCCAGAGGCTGCTCCACTTCTCCAACCTGTCCACCTTCCCTGCTCTGGAGAAGTTTGCGCTGAACATGACGCGCGGCCAGGGCTATTCGTCGGACAAGCCGTTCCTGATATCGTCCAGGGATGCAAAAGAGGCTATATATGCCTGGAGGGAGCGACTCAGCGTGGTGCAGATCAACCAGGTGGAGGCCTACTGCAGCGAAGTCATGAGGCAGCTGGGGTATGAGAAAAGCAACATGGACAAAACAACATGA